The Skermanella rosea sequence TTTCAGGCGCCGACCGCGGCCCGAACGCCCGGATATGCGGCAAATGCACCGAATCGGTGCATACGTCATTATGCTGATCGAAGATCCACCCGGCCGGGATCCGTAGGGCGGCTATGGCGAAGCGGCAGCCGACACCAACGCGCCGGCTCCCCGGGTCACTCCGGCCCGCAGGTCCGGGCCAGTTCGGCCGGCGCGACGATGCGCCGGATTTCCGGCTGCTTCCAGCCGACGAACACGCTGCGCGCCGGCAGCAGGGGCATCGCCGTGCCGAAATAGGTGTTGAAGACCACCCGGTACAGGTTGGCCAGGCCGATGTCGCGGGGCAGGTCCCGCTGTAGCCTTCCGTCGCTGGCATAGACCGCGAGCAGCGGCGAGAACCGCTCCTGCATGCAACTCCGCTCCGCGCTGTCATGGTCGAACCGCTGGCCGCCGCCGTGGTCGCCGTGGACGATCACGACGGTGGGGCGCTTCGCCTCTCCGATGATCCTCCCGACGAGCGCCAGGATGCCGTCGTTGGTATAGAGCAGCTTCTCGACATAGCCGCGCCGGTACGATTCCCGCTTCTCCGGCTTATGCTCGGTATAGTGGGCGCCGTCGTTCATGCTCCAGAACCCGCCTTCCGGCGGCAGCACCTCGCCGGCCCGCGTCACGTCGAAGGGGGGATGCGGCGTCAGCAGGTGAAGGTACAGGAAATACGGCCCCGTCAGCTCCCGCTCGTAAGCTTTGGCGAAGGTCTCCGGCGGAACGCTGGCCTCGCGAAGCCCCGCCTTCAGGGCGATCGGGTAGAAGACGGTCTGCCGCAGCCCGGTGATCTCGAAATTGCTCAGCACGTGCCTGTCCAGCAGCCGGTCGAGCTGGTCCATCCGGACGGGATCGTAGCGGATGTCCAGCGCCGCGGTCTCGTACCCCAGCCGCTCCAGGGTTGCCATCACCGGATTGTGCCGGAGGCGGGCGCGCAGGGCGTCGCGCAGGTCGGCGCCCGTCCTCTCCCCGCCGACGCCGTCGAGATCCGAGGCGGTGAAGACGCTGGTCATGGTCTGGAGCGTCTGGCTGTAGGGCGAGGTGGCGCCGTCCGCCACGGCGAACCCCATCGACCGCAGCCCGTCCAGGAAGCTCGAATTGTCGAAGCCGTAATAGCGTTCCAGCATGTCGGCGCGGGAATAGCCGTCGAGCACGATATGCACGATGTCCGGCCGGTCCCCCCCGGTCCGGACAGCGTCGAACGCGGCATCGCCCCGCTCCTGCTCTCCGCCGCCTGCTGCCGCCGTGTTGACCATCAGCCCGCGATGGGCCAGCGTGACGGCGGGAAAGGCTACCATCACGGCCGCGACGACGGTAGCGATCCGGGAGAAGTTCCCCCCTGGACGCGCTCGCCACCCGATCAGGACCGCCGCGGCGACCATGCCGGCCAGGGCGTAGATGCCGGGAAGCTCCTCGATCCAGGGGCTGAAGACGCCGTCGATCATGCGCTGGATCAGCCGGAAGTCGAAGGTGATCACCAGGGCCAGCGCGACCCAGAGCGCCGCCCGGTGCCGGTCGCCCAGGATCCGGCCGAGCCCG is a genomic window containing:
- a CDS encoding sulfatase-like hydrolase/transferase, encoding MTGAEGTGRSAGVGKPAGFPLYPLLIAAYFPLYLMSADLGMTNLSDVVRPLAVCVLVALAATAGLGRILGDRHRAALWVALALVITFDFRLIQRMIDGVFSPWIEELPGIYALAGMVAAAVLIGWRARPGGNFSRIATVVAAVMVAFPAVTLAHRGLMVNTAAAGGGEQERGDAAFDAVRTGGDRPDIVHIVLDGYSRADMLERYYGFDNSSFLDGLRSMGFAVADGATSPYSQTLQTMTSVFTASDLDGVGGERTGADLRDALRARLRHNPVMATLERLGYETAALDIRYDPVRMDQLDRLLDRHVLSNFEITGLRQTVFYPIALKAGLREASVPPETFAKAYERELTGPYFLYLHLLTPHPPFDVTRAGEVLPPEGGFWSMNDGAHYTEHKPEKRESYRRGYVEKLLYTNDGILALVGRIIGEAKRPTVVIVHGDHGGGQRFDHDSAERSCMQERFSPLLAVYASDGRLQRDLPRDIGLANLYRVVFNTYFGTAMPLLPARSVFVGWKQPEIRRIVAPAELARTCGPE